A single genomic interval of Dyella sp. GSA-30 harbors:
- a CDS encoding 4'-phosphopantetheinyl transferase superfamily protein, with translation MPNGRANFIADDFLHTVKCALARAQFSMLSPGAASVLLFDSALWGLHTESAESLLDAGERARAARFRFERDREPYVVAHALWRAALGICLGVDACDVPLGNTSGGQPYVSGTQLATSLSHSGSWVAIAVCAAETVGVDIERSPSHMTLTELMPRFCTTEEIAEVLPLHPLLRESALLSLWTRKEALLKAFGTGLSEEPSRMKATTTALVPPPASATTRIPCRVRDIGLPAGLIGALAAPSTITACRLHWLDEMRLH, from the coding sequence ATGCCGAACGGACGCGCCAATTTCATCGCAGACGACTTCCTTCATACGGTGAAATGCGCCCTGGCGCGCGCGCAATTTTCCATGTTGTCGCCCGGTGCGGCGAGCGTGCTGCTGTTCGATAGCGCGCTGTGGGGGCTGCATACCGAATCGGCCGAAAGCCTGCTCGATGCGGGCGAACGTGCCAGGGCCGCACGGTTTCGATTCGAGCGCGATCGTGAGCCCTATGTCGTCGCCCATGCCCTATGGCGCGCCGCGCTTGGCATCTGCCTGGGCGTCGACGCCTGCGACGTTCCCCTCGGCAACACATCGGGCGGACAGCCTTATGTCTCGGGAACGCAGCTTGCCACCAGTCTCAGTCATAGCGGCAGCTGGGTAGCGATTGCCGTATGCGCGGCCGAAACCGTCGGTGTCGACATCGAGCGCTCGCCCTCGCACATGACGTTGACCGAGTTGATGCCGCGCTTCTGCACGACCGAGGAAATAGCCGAAGTATTGCCACTGCATCCGCTCTTGCGCGAATCGGCGCTGCTGTCGTTGTGGACACGCAAGGAGGCCTTGCTCAAGGCGTTCGGTACCGGGCTGAGCGAGGAGCCGTCGCGCATGAAGGCCACCACGACGGCACTGGTCCCGCCGCCCGCATCGGCCACCACTCGCATACCTTGCCGCGTACGCGATATCGGCCTGCCCGCCGGGCTTATCGGGGCATTGGCTGCGCCTTCGACCATTACTGCCTGCCGGCTGCATTGGCTTGATGAGATGCGGCTTCACTAA
- a CDS encoding TIGR03013 family XrtA/PEP-CTERM system glycosyltransferase: MLRFLRRQAVRWLLLLGFCESLLLAGSLSLAMYLRYFNAPDELAEFSRHLLERSLLFALVIMLGMAALGQYQTHMRSSWFGLLARQVVAFALGGVGLIVAYYVVPQAYVGRGVMGIALLLGLVLVMAFRSVFMRLVEIEALKRQVLILGAGQRAAQIHNRMRRRSDRRGFRIVGYVPCPNEITVVPSDQLLNLNVPLPSLVLRRQVDEIVVGVDDRRGSLPMDDLLECRQLGVTITELTTFCERESGRVQLSLLDPSWLVFSGGFNATPLRRLSKRCFDLAAAVVLMVLTWPLMLGMVLAIRMESGAGQPILYRQERVGERGRTFWLLKFRSMRTDAELDGIARWASKHDDRVTRVGRIARKLRFDELPQLWNVLKGEMSIVGPRPERPQFVADLEPKIRYYNLRHCLKPGLAGWAQLSYPYGASEEDAAEKLKYDLFYVKNHNLMLDLLILVQTVEVVLFGRGAR; this comes from the coding sequence ATGCTTCGTTTTCTACGAAGGCAGGCCGTACGCTGGCTCCTGCTGCTCGGATTTTGCGAGTCGCTCTTGCTGGCCGGCTCGTTGAGCCTGGCGATGTACCTGCGCTACTTCAATGCACCGGACGAGCTGGCCGAGTTCTCGCGCCATTTGCTGGAAAGGTCGCTGCTGTTTGCGCTGGTCATCATGTTGGGCATGGCGGCGCTGGGGCAGTATCAAACGCATATGCGCAGCAGCTGGTTTGGCCTCCTGGCCAGACAGGTGGTGGCGTTTGCGCTCGGCGGCGTGGGCCTGATCGTGGCGTACTACGTCGTGCCGCAAGCCTATGTCGGCCGTGGTGTGATGGGTATTGCGCTGTTGCTGGGCCTGGTCCTGGTCATGGCCTTCCGTTCGGTATTCATGCGGCTGGTGGAGATCGAGGCGCTCAAACGGCAGGTGCTGATCCTGGGCGCGGGGCAACGTGCCGCGCAGATCCACAATCGCATGCGTCGCCGTTCCGATCGACGCGGCTTTCGCATCGTCGGTTATGTGCCGTGCCCGAACGAAATAACCGTCGTACCCTCCGATCAGCTGCTGAACTTGAACGTTCCGCTGCCATCGCTGGTGCTGCGCCGGCAGGTCGACGAGATCGTCGTCGGTGTCGACGATCGTCGCGGCAGCCTGCCGATGGACGATCTGCTCGAATGTCGGCAACTGGGCGTGACCATTACCGAGCTCACCACGTTCTGCGAACGCGAATCGGGCCGCGTCCAGCTATCGTTGCTCGACCCCTCCTGGCTGGTCTTCTCCGGTGGCTTCAATGCCACGCCGCTGCGTCGGTTGAGCAAGCGTTGCTTCGATCTGGCCGCCGCCGTGGTGCTGATGGTGCTGACCTGGCCGTTGATGCTGGGGATGGTGCTTGCCATCCGCATGGAGTCGGGTGCCGGCCAACCCATTCTCTATCGCCAGGAACGCGTCGGCGAACGCGGCAGGACGTTCTGGCTGCTCAAGTTTCGCAGCATGCGCACCGATGCAGAGCTTGATGGCATAGCGCGCTGGGCCAGCAAGCATGACGACCGCGTCACGCGCGTGGGCCGCATCGCACGCAAACTGCGTTTCGATGAGTTGCCGCAATTGTGGAATGTACTCAAGGGCGAGATGAGCATCGTCGGACCGCGTCCCGAGCGCCCGCAGTTTGTCGCCGATCTCGAGCCGAAGATTCGCTATTACAACTTGCGCCATTGCCTGAAGCCCGGGCTGGCCGGCTGGGCGCAACTGAGTTACCCGTATGGCGCCTCCGAAGAAGACGCCGCCGAGAAACTCAAGTACGACCTGTTCTACGTCAAGAATCACAACCTGATGCTCGATCTGCTGATTCTCGTGCAGACGGTAGAAGTGGTGCTGTTTGGCCGCGGTGCGCGCTGA
- a CDS encoding cupin-like domain-containing protein, translating to MNANARPLIDIDWENFDPWRIQSVTHELSDHPLLQPDQLVALGKRLQGSTRVFTFNSDASAGTNFDAVSRLYPNRKPVAETLQRISDAKAWMLLRHVQADETYRELIDLAFDPIQPYIERKDPGVYYRAGWIFVASPHTITPFHIDRNHGILLQVRGHKKVYVWDAADTDVVSDRARDCFHARHELDLVQWNEAFRARAKVFDLGPGMGVYMPLTSPHMVETDDEPSITISLTYSTRATRKNAMQHVVNDLLHRIGLQTPPVGKRRLFDRLTYTAASALVAAHGTGSRPPACPSLARRSAYAIAD from the coding sequence ATGAATGCCAATGCGCGCCCACTTATCGATATCGATTGGGAAAATTTCGATCCGTGGCGCATCCAGTCGGTGACGCATGAGCTGTCCGATCACCCGCTGCTGCAGCCCGACCAGCTGGTCGCGCTGGGCAAGCGTCTGCAGGGCAGCACGCGCGTGTTTACGTTCAACAGCGATGCCAGTGCAGGCACCAACTTCGATGCGGTAAGCCGGCTTTATCCCAACCGCAAGCCGGTCGCCGAGACCCTGCAGCGCATCAGCGACGCCAAGGCATGGATGCTGCTGCGCCACGTGCAGGCCGACGAGACCTATCGCGAACTGATCGATCTGGCCTTCGATCCGATCCAGCCGTATATCGAGCGCAAGGATCCGGGCGTGTATTACCGCGCGGGGTGGATCTTCGTCGCCTCGCCGCACACGATCACGCCGTTTCATATCGACAGAAACCACGGGATCCTTCTGCAAGTCCGCGGGCACAAGAAAGTGTACGTATGGGACGCGGCCGATACCGACGTGGTCAGCGACCGTGCACGCGATTGCTTCCACGCACGCCATGAGCTGGACCTAGTGCAATGGAACGAGGCGTTTCGCGCTCGCGCGAAGGTGTTCGACCTGGGGCCGGGCATGGGGGTCTATATGCCACTCACCAGCCCGCATATGGTCGAAACCGACGACGAACCGTCGATCACCATCAGCCTGACCTACAGCACCCGGGCCACGCGCAAGAACGCGATGCAGCACGTGGTCAACGACCTGCTGCATCGCATCGGCCTGCAGACGCCGCCCGTGGGGAAACGGCGCCTGTTCGATCGCCTTACCTATACCGCGGCCTCGGCTCTGGTCGCGGCACACGGCACGGGAAGCCGTCCGCCGGCATGTCCGTCGCTTGCTCGTCGCAGCGCTTACGCGATAGCGGATTGA
- a CDS encoding cupin-like domain-containing protein yields MLGTFLSTKRYADILARGRSETEPLLTLEPSILRAYYNRQPFLVGHRLVAHPSFSLPSLFALCRRMPTEKILYRIGKIPGDAELDSSYDRYKRDLTLDDVLNHFEERQAYICINNPELDAWYRPVIEGLLGEIAAKTDPIDSEISWYSTYVFISSRDSVTPYHMDREMNFLLQIQGTKTVHLWDPADREIMSDEEKDLLLSRTGDRPTYKPSFEAKAMTYQLKPGLGVHHPFIAPHRVHTGSELSISLAVTFRTRHSDIWTDAHRFNARMRRLGMEPGAVGHNFFVDRAKSELARIGQRVRRKPIKTD; encoded by the coding sequence ATGCTGGGCACTTTTCTCTCGACAAAACGCTATGCCGATATCCTGGCGCGAGGGCGCTCGGAAACCGAGCCCTTGCTCACCCTGGAGCCGTCGATCCTGCGTGCCTATTACAACCGCCAACCGTTTCTGGTCGGCCACCGGCTGGTCGCGCACCCGTCCTTCTCTCTGCCCTCGCTGTTCGCGCTATGCCGTCGCATGCCCACGGAAAAGATTCTTTACCGGATCGGCAAGATTCCCGGCGATGCCGAACTCGACTCGTCCTATGACCGCTACAAGCGCGACCTGACGCTCGATGATGTGTTGAATCATTTCGAAGAGCGGCAGGCGTATATCTGCATCAACAACCCCGAACTCGACGCTTGGTACCGACCGGTCATCGAAGGTCTGCTTGGCGAAATCGCGGCAAAGACCGACCCGATCGACTCGGAAATCAGCTGGTACTCGACCTACGTCTTTATTTCTTCGCGCGATTCGGTCACGCCGTACCACATGGATCGCGAGATGAATTTTCTGTTGCAGATCCAGGGCACGAAAACCGTGCACCTCTGGGACCCGGCCGACCGCGAAATCATGTCCGACGAAGAGAAAGACCTGCTGTTGTCGCGAACCGGCGATCGCCCGACGTACAAGCCGTCGTTCGAGGCGAAAGCCATGACCTATCAGCTCAAGCCGGGGCTGGGCGTACACCATCCGTTTATCGCACCGCACCGCGTGCACACCGGTTCGGAACTGTCGATCTCGCTGGCGGTGACGTTTCGCACACGCCACTCGGATATCTGGACCGACGCCCATCGTTTCAACGCGCGTATGCGCCGGCTCGGGATGGAACCCGGTGCGGTGGGCCACAACTTTTTCGTGGACCGTGCTAAATCTGAGTTGGCGCGCATCGGCCAGCGCGTGCGGCGCAAACCGATAAAAACAGACTGA